The window TGATCAATTTGTGCCAACAACTCACGGCAAAACTCTTTTTCCGTATCGCTGCCGCTCAAAATAGCTGCGAGTTTGACTGTTTCTTCTTTGTTCAGTCCTATGGTAACCTCTGGTAAAACTCTTTTTCTATCAACAACTCTCATTTCACACACTCTTTTCTCATTTTCATGTTGCGGCTGGCTTACCTAATATTTCTGCAGGGTGCCCCAGTCCCTCAATTATCCTTGAATACTGTAAACTTTAACACCAGAATTCTGGTATTGCAATGATAATTACCATAAATTTTATATATTGACCGCTCCTGCCATTACTGATAAAATCGACCGCCATGTATAATAGATTTTTTGCAGGAGAAAAGAATTGATAAAATCATACTGTTTCGCATATTTATTGAAAGGATTTACGTTATACCTGCTTTTTCTTTTATTAGCCGGCGGCTGCAGGACGCTGGATACACCTGCTGAATTTGTTGATTCGTTAAGGAGCCCCACCTCTTTTCCTGACCTGTTTTTCCCAATGGTAAAAGATGTAGATGAAATAATACAGGGGAATGAACTTCTAGAGGCTGAAACTGTTAAGATTACCCCCATGGGTAAGAATAAAAGTGCGAGTATCCATATCGTCCAGATTCGAGAGGGAGCTGAGATGGGTTTCTATTCGCATAACTTACATGATGAGCTGGTGTATGTTCATAAGGGCGGAGGCATAATAGAGCTTAATAATACGCGTTACAAGATGAAAGAAGGTATGGTGCTGATAATACCCAGGAAAACCTGGCACAAGTTGATTAATACGGGAGAAGGTTCTCTCGCCACGCTCTCTTTTTTTTCTCCTCCATTTAATAATGAAGATATCAAGGTCCTGAAAGAAACTAAAATAGCAAGGAAAAAGAAAAAAACTATTTATGACAAGGCCATGAAAAAGGATGAAAAATCAGGGGGAGAGGAATCAGAAGGGAAGAAAAAATGGCTGGGTTTGTGGGATACAAAAGATGAGAACGCCAGCGTGGAAGAGGGTGGACAACCTATTGATGAAGTTGAAGAGCAGAAGATACTGGTATTGACGGATGAAGGAAAGCGAAGGATTGCGGAAGTTCAGGAGAAAATGAAAGAAAAGGAAAAGGTATTGCTTGAAAAAATGATTATTGGTGAAAGGATCAAGGTTTTACAGAAATTAAAGGTTGAGGGACTGATCAGTCAGGAAGAGTTTGAATTGAAAAGAGACGAGATAATTAATGAGAGCAAATAGTAGTATGGTCTTTCCTGCTTTTCTCTTGTGGAATATGAGGAGGTGAGAAGCAGAATTTCCAGATGGAGGTGTCCCGGTATGGTTGCATTGTGACCGTCGGGTAACGATTTAAGGAAAAATTGAATGGAAATCCTTTTGACAAATGATGATGGTATTTATTCTCCCGGTATCCTGTTGCTGAAACAAGCGCTGTTGTCTATCGGTTCCGTGACTGTTGTCGCGCCTGATGTTCAACAAAGCGGTGTCGGACATTCAATAACATTCAGCCATCCGTTACGGGTACGGGATGTTCACCTCGATAGTGAATTTGTTGGTTACGGGATTGATGGTTCACCCGCAGATTGCGTAAAGATTGGAGTCCGGCAAATCATGAAGGAACAACCTGATTTATTGGTTGCGGGTATAAATATTGGCGCGAATGTTGGTATTAATGTCTTGTATTCAGGAACGGTTGCAGCTGCGATCGAGGGTGCAGTCCTGGGTATTCCTGCTGTTGCAGTCTCGTTGGAAATTTCGGAATTGCCGCCGGATGTTAAGGGTGCTGCTGATATTGCAGGGGAGATGATTCGGCACATAGTTACGAGAGAGATTCCCAGAGGTACCCTGCTCAATGTTAATATTCCGCTTATTCCCAAGAAGGAGATTAAGGGGGTAAGGATTACGAAACAGTATTCGGGTGATTTTCATGAACATTATGAACGGCGTACCGACCCGCGTGGGTCTGCTTATTATTGGTTGGCGGGAACAGGCTGGCCGGAAGAAGAGGTTACCGGTACGGATATGCATGCACTGAAGGGGGGATACATCTCGATTACTCCGCTGAAGTACGATTTGACTGACAATGGATTTTTTAAGGAATTAGAGAGCTGGGATATGGAACTTTGACAATTACGCACACTCTACCCATTGCAGAGTTATTTTCGGTTTTCAGAGGAACGATATCTTATTCTCAATCACAAAGTCCCCGGCGTTTTTTGCCGGAGGAAAATCTTCAACCTGGTATTACCTGGTCCCGGGTTCTGTTCAATCGAAGATCAAAATTCCACGCAGGCTCATGCCCTGAAATTCCAAAGACCATTTTGCAATGGGGATATACTAAAACCGATTTGGTTTTCGGTTTTACCGGAAACCAAATCTTGGTGAAGGTATACTCGCTCAATTTTATCTCGGATTTTATCCGAAAACCATTGTAAGATGAGTATAACGATAAGAACCCGGTCGGGAAAAGAGTATTTTTTAACCCGTATTGGGTATAGGCCCGGTATCTTGAATCGGGTATGTTTGATTTTTATTTCGTTATCCATCTGAAGTACCTGATCTTAATCGGATCGAGAGAGCGGTCAACAATTGCTAAAATTTTTCTTTCAGAGAAGATGTCGGTTTCTGAATCATTGGTAACCTGAGCAGTAACATAGACCGTAAAGACGTTGGAACGTGTCGTAATGAGATTTGAGATGGACCGGAATCTCTTTTCCCTGTCCCACTTATTGCCGGTACCGGTAATTTGAGTAATATCAGCAACGAAATCACCTATGCCCGTAAATGGTTTGTCTGCGCTGCTTTCAATTGCACTGGCTATGGTGGAATCTATATTTGGGAGCGATTGCAACACCTCCGAGGGCGCGGTATTGACATTTATCAAACCGGGAATACGATACTCTTTCCCGTTTATATCACCACTCTGTGAACCGGTATCCGATGAATCACTGTCACCATCTCCATCATTATCAATACCGTCCATTGATGGATCTGTAATGGTAAGGTATTCCAGTACGCTCGGATAGGTAATAAATTGATCAACGTTAAAACTCTGCCACTGCCTTCCGGTATGGATAAAGCCCAGATACCCTTTATTTGAAAATATCCTGTTCGCTGCAGGAAAACTCAATGGCCAGGTCGGTGTGGTATTTTCCCAGCCATCACCGCCAACAGCAGGATCAAAACTACCATTTTCCTCACCTGCTGTTTCCAGTGATGTCGTCCAGCGCCACGGTATTGATGCATTTACGTTGGGTGTTCCATCTGTGTCTGTTAATGGTGTTGGCCTTGGATCATTTAACTGTCTCGTGTTCGTGGTATTATCAGCCTGACCGTAATGTGTCTTCTGAACAGTGCCACTTGTATCTGCCAAGGTTAAAACTTCACCTGCGGGTGTGAGCAAATTAATATTGAGGTCAGTTTGATCTGGAGGAGTTCCGCCTTCATAAGCAAAAGTTGCATATGCAGCTGAATCATCTGCAATAACATAGTAGTCTTGAGCATTAATCGTTCCATTCAGTGTAACAGCAGGCATGGATGTGCCCGTAATTGTCCAGTTTGTTATGTCAATAGCCGTATCGTATGGGTTAAATAATTCGATAAATTTACCCAAGCCACCTGCTGTAACAACGTTTACTTCTGCCTCTACCTCGTTTATGTATGGAGTTCTTTCAATACCGTAGTATGTATCTGTGCCATCAGAATATAGAGTTACAACAGTGTCAGAATCAATGAAATCCTTTGTGTTGACTGCCAGCTGATGACGTTCAACATAACCTGATGTACCTGACGACCCGGTTATGCCCCCTGATTCCAGCATGTCTGTGATCATCTCTACTTTTTTATCTGAATTGTACGTAACCGTATCGGTGTATGCACCTTCATTTGTTATAAGGAAATTCATGTTTAACATGGTTGTAGCTGTCCCGCCGTCGAGTTGATACGGTGGCGTAACGATGGTGTCAGCAGAACAGGTCGTGAACCACTCATTGAGAGAAGCCTGGTCACTTTGTGAGACACCTCTACTGTTGCAAATTGTTTCGAGTCTGCTTGTGAATGTTGAGGTACCCATGATTTCAGCTTCTGAAAGGAGACTGAACGGTCTATCATCACCAGGTGGATAAATCGGATTGAATTCGGTTGGTTCATCCACAGCTTCATCTGCTTCATCAACATTGGTTTCACCTGAATCCGGTATTCCATTATTGTTGGTGTCGTGTACTGCGGAATTCCAATCTCCATCGTTATCAACACCATCTGTCTGAGGATCAGGAGTTATCCCGGAATTGTCATTTACGGTACTGGTTCCCGGCTTCAGGTCGCTTCCTTGTCTTGTACCGATAATGTCGCTCGTTATAGCCGTGGCGGTACCACTTACCTGTAAGATCACGCTGGATAGATCAATCTCAAATGTAGACCATCCTTCATCAGAGGTGTGCGCATTGCCGATTCCAGCCTTGTTCCCTGTGACATTTATATTAATCCGGGCCTCTCTGTCATCCGTTATTAATATGGCATATCTGCCACGCAGTTTTCCTGGAAGTCTGACGTCGTTTGTCGATACGGTGGCCGGAAAGTATATCCATTTCGAGTCGTTTGTGCCGTCTCCATCGTTATCATAATCTGTACCAGAGAAATCACTACCGCCGGGCATCCAGGTTTCGCCTGACCAGTCATAGTTTTCATCACCGTTATCGCTGTTATATGCAATATCGTCGTCTCCAAATTTATCTTGCCGGAGGATATACAATGCATGTTCGAGGCCTGCTCTTGCAGCAGCCTCACATTTTATCGAGTCAGAGTAATTTCTCGTTGCCTTGGTTTCTATTCTTGACAGGGTGGCAAAGGTAATCGCCATCAGTGAAAGGATGGTAAAAACTCCAACGATAATGATCAGGATATATCCTTCCTCATTTTTTACGTATCCAACAGTTTTTTCCATGTTTCGTTACGGTATCGAATGTATCCTTGTAAATATCCTTGAGTACCTGTTGCGCATGTCAGAGATGGTTATGGTTACTTCTACAGCAGCAGGTAAATATCTTTTCGTGGTACTGTCCCATGAGTTTTTCCATGATCCATCAGTGTCGAGGTACTTAAATTGCAATGTATCAACATTGAATCCAAGCTCGAAACCCGTTGCCGTATCAGGATCAAAACCTGACATATCAGTATTAAGTGTACTCTCAAGAGTAATCTCTGCTTTGTTCAGGATATTGCCGGTGGTCAGGAAATAGGTAATTAAGGCAATGGGTTTCCCCTCATGATTGGGAGTACTTGATAGGAGAGTGAGTATGTCGCTGCCCCCTTTTGCACTGATCGCAAGGTAGTCATTTGGATCAATATTGTCAGATGATTTGAACAATCCATAATTTGCATTTAAGGTTGAACCGGAAAGGTCTCTTTTCATGATGTCAAAAACCGATCTGGCGTTTTGATATACCTCGTTGCACGCATCAGATTCTGAGAAGACGGTGCTTGCCTGATTAAACAGCGTTACCGTAATGAGGATAATTATTGAAGCTAAAGATACCGCTACAATCAGTTCTACCAGTGTGAAGGCGGAATCTTTTAAATGATACTTTTTCTCTGGTGGAATTTCCTTATTCATTACAAGGTCTTACCTCAAAAGAGTCAGAAAATGATTTCAGATTGTGGGTAAGTTTTTGAATTGGCCTGAGGTAAGATTTTTTTGCAGTCTTTCATTTTTTAAGGTGAATTCTCTCTTCTGACCTCTCGCTTTCAAAGCGTTTTCCCGAACCCTCATTAATGTTTTGCCAGCATGGTTTCGTAGATGTCAATAATATCGTCTGTCGTGGTAAATGCAAGGCCTGCTCCAGAGGTTCCCGAAAATGGTCCTTCTAATATAATGGTTGAAGTGTCTGTGTCTATCGTATCTATTCTGGACCAGAAGGCTTCATTATCTTCCCGTATGTATTGTTTAGAAGTGAGTTGTGGTGGCAATGGTGTCGTATACGGTACATTTGTACTGCCTTGTGTGAAGTCAGCGGTTCCTGTTCCAAATTCAGATGGGGTAACGTTGAAAAATATGGCAATTTGTGCCCTGATCAGGTTTGTGTCAGTAGTTTTGATGCTTTTTAAAACAGCCTGCCATGAATATTGAGCAAATACTCTGTTCCCGGAGGAGTCTTCAAAAAGTCTATCTTTATTTATATTGCTTATATCCGGATACGTATAAGCCTGGCCGGCAGTCATCGTTCCGACAATTCCAACAACATCAGCTGCTCTGAGTTCCGACAATGCTAATTCACTCAGGATAGAGGCATTGGAATGCCGGACTATCCTCTTTGTAGACTCAATTCCAATCGGAAATATAGCCAGGATACCGGTAAACACCACACCAAGTATGAAAATGGCTATTCCAATTTCAATCAGGGTGAAACCTGATTGAGAGTGTTGAAGCCGTTCTGATTTTAGACGTATTGCTGAAATAGAAAATTTTCTTCTCATTAGTGCGTGAAGGTAAACCCTGTGATTGAACGAAAACTGCCTGGATACAGGGCGCGTAATAATTGCGTAACCGGATCGTACAAATGTACTTGAGGATTACGTAATTATTACAGCAACGCGGTAGATGGGTAATTCTCGTTCAACCACTAATTACCTGAAATTTGCCCCGTATAGCTGATTATTCTCAGATTTTTTGAGTTTCCCTGCCTGTTTTTAATAGTAATCGTATCTGTACCAAAGGCCGAAAAGTCTGCAGAACCATTCGGATCAAAGTTAACGGTGCTGGTTCCCGTAGTCCATGTCCCTGAACCCGTATCAAATTCTATACTATCTGGAAGGAACTCTTCTCTTCCTAATTCACTGTTATTTTCATCTTTGATTAACAGCCTGGAGTATGTTGAGTCGAAAACAAGCAGTCGTGTTTTTCTGGAATTAATAGCCATTGTTCTGGCAGCCAGGGCTCTTGCTTGAACGATGCGTGCACCTTTACTCAAACTTTGCCCTTTCAGGAAAGGTGTTATTGCTGGCACGGTTATCACACCTACCAAAACAATGATTGCAATTACGACAAGCATTTCTACGAGTGTGAAACCGTATCTGGTATCTGTGAGTGATTTCAAAATAATCTCGTTTGCATTGAAAACGTAAAGGTACGTTTTTTTATGAGAAGATATGATATACTAAAAACGATTTGGTTTTCGGTTTTACTGGAAACCAGATCTTGGTGAAGGTATACTCGCTCAATTTTATCTCGGATTCTATCCGAAATCCAGTATGAGATGAGTATAATCTTAAAAACAAGGTAAAAATAGCACTTTATCCGGTTGAAATCAAGAGGAAACTGAAAGTTACGGAAGGTTTATGAAATGAGCGAAAGAGACTCTCCGTCTCTCTCTCTGTTTTCGTATAAGAAATCCTGCATCCCGAATCTATGCCGAGTTCCCGGATATTTAAGCCTATCGATTCCAGTTGTTTATGTCGTCAATATCACTTCCGGAAGTTGTCGATATACCGTCCGGGCCTGGAGAATACAGGTCGTATGAACCGGTATTCTGATTTCCAGGAGAAACATATACGAGAGGGTTACCCCAATAATCAACAATCGTATCACCGCTTACTGTATCATCATGTAATTCGATATACTGTCTTAAGGCGGTACCGGATGGTTGCAGCAGAGACTTGAGATTTGCTATATCCCCGGAAGGATAGGATCTGTTATCACTGTAATAGTGTTCAATCGCCATTTCCAGGCGATCGATCATTGTTCTGGTGGCCTTTATCTGGGTGTTTTTACTCAAACGGGGAACCACCGTCAAAACGGATGCGGTAATTACGAGGATTATGCTGATAACTACCAGAAGTTCTGTCAGGGTAAATCCATTTTTACCAGTTTGTAATGTCATCACTTGCACTGTTTCCTGAATCGTCTACCTTGTCAGGCCCGAATGAATATATATCAAACGAGGCGATATTGTGAGAAGGAGAGCTGCTTACGTATGAGTAATCACTGCCAAAAGGATCTTTATACTGGAAGACCTCTCTCGTTCCGTTGACTCCTTCTATACTGAGCGTTGCGGTATCTGAGGCAAAATCAGCACCCGATCCTTCAATCTGCGATCTCTTGAATTCTATATAGGGGCCGAATATCTCATTAAAACTCGTTGAATTGAACTTAAACCTGCTGCCGAGAAAAAAGACAAGACATTTTGTGTCTGTATTGAGATCATCATCGCGAGGTATCTCTATACTGGCGAGAGAGATCATTGTATCTGCTGTTGTGTAGCTGTCGGGTGGAAAGAAACCAAAGTCACTCTCAAATTGCCTGAGTGCAAGCCCCAGCTGGCTTATCTGAGCAGCGGTAACGCCACTCTTTGCGTTGGTCTGGATAGAACTTACAACAGGTACGGTAATTCCAACAAGAACCATGATGATTACGAGAACAACTAACATCTCTACGAGCGTAAACCCGGTTGAAGAGTTCTTTTTTAACAGGGGGGAGGGAGGTACGGCAGGTTGTTCAGAACCCTGCGAGTCCATTAGTATCTCACTCGGCATCCTGTCACTAAAGTGTATCGAATACCTACGGAAATTTCCGGCAGAATTTTTTTCTGATGGTACAAAGTCCGTTAAACCCGCCAGAGATCCTGTTCTAAAATCTGATTTCATCACCTTTTTTTTATAAATTGCTGTAATGACGGAGAGAATTTTACTATGCGAGTTTCCCCGCATACTCATACTATTTCTCATACTCAATTTTCGACAACTCTTATCACCATGGAACGTTCAACTCGGTTCACCCGCCATTTACTGCTTGACGGTCTTTATTCCCTTCAAAACGTTTAAAACGAACCCATACTGCTCATGAGTTTTATAAGAGGCATGAACAGGGCCAGGACTATCGTACCGATCGCACAGCCTATAAATGTGACCATAAGTGGTTCGAGCAGGCTTATCATAGCTGTTACTGCTGCATCAATTTCTTTATCATAATTGTCGGCAGCCCTGGCAAGCATCATATCTAACTTGCCAGATTGTTCGCCTATTTCTATCATACTGACAAGTGTGGGCTTGCATATCTTTGTATCCCGCAATGTCTTTGCGATTTTTTCTCCTTCACGGACTTTATTATGCATATATTCTATTGCATTTCTGAGTGCGGTATTTGCCGTAACATCTTTAACATTATTTAAAGACTGTAAAATAGGGACACCACTTGATGTCAGGGTTGAAAGAGTTCTGACAAATTTGGAAATAACAGACTTGCTTATGATAGAACCGATAACAGGCAGTTTGAGTGTTATCCTGTCCTTTATCAGCCTGCATCTTTTCATTTTCATGATGAGCTTATATAAGACAAACAAAGCGACAGGAAATCCAAAGATTACATACCATCGGCTGATCATAAAGTCGCTCAAGCTGATAATCATCACGGTAATCCATGGAAGAGAGATGTCAAGCTCATCAAACATCTTTGAAAAACTGGGGATTATGAAAATCATAATCCCTGATATTATTGCACAGGCAACGAAAACAACAGCCAGTGGATAGGTTATCGAGCTTATTATTTTCAGCTTGAGTGCCCGGATTTTTTCCCGATAATTTGCCAGCCTGTCAAGAATTATATCAAGTGCACCCCCGATCTCTCCGGCTTTTATCGTATTTACATACAGCTTGTCGAATGCTTTCGGGTGTTTCTGCATTGCACCTGACAGATTATTGCCTTCCTGGATATCTCTTATCATGTGAGTGAGTATGGTTTTTAATAATCCTTTTTTCAGCTCAGATTCAATAATAATCAAACTTTCCACAATTGATATTCCCGCTTCCTGAAGTGTTGATAACTCTCGTGTAAAGGAATCTATTTCTTTTGGATTTATCCTGCTTAATAAGAATGCTGTTGGGGGTTTTTTCTTTTCTTTGTTTCTGGTTCTGTTCTTGCGAAGGCCTCTGGTTTCTTTTATACTGGTGAGAAAAAACCCCCTCTCACCAACCTTTCTGATGGCCTCTTCGTTTGAGAGTGCTTCAATCCAATCTTTAACCAGGATGCCTTTTTTGTCTATCGCTTTAAATTTGAAAGTTGGCATTTTGTTGTTCGATAGAAGAAATTTTCAGTTACCAGCAGTGTCAGGAAATGGAGAGAAAACCTTATTGATCGTCTGAACGAAAACCCCGCGGTTGAAGCAGGAGTGCCCGGATTCCAGGGGTGTAGATTTCGTAAACGTAACCTGCAGAGATACTTGAGGTTTCTGGAATTTTACCGCAAGGCAGCCGATTGAGGTTTGCGTTCAACCGCTAGGTAATTTAAGCTACTTCCCTCATAACCTCTTTTATTGTAGTTTGACCATTATAGATTGCATTGAGTCCGCTCTCCAGCAAAGTTTTCATACCGCTCCTTCTCGCAATTTTCCTTATTGTTTCTGTGGATGATTGTTGAATGATGTGGGAACATATCTCATCGTTAATCGTCATTATTTCAAGGATAGACAATCTGCCCTTGTAACCTGTATTGTTGCATTTACCGCAACCTTTTTCCCGATAGAACTGCTTTTTCCCTAATACCGATTCAGGGATATGAAGCTTCTTGATAATATTCCTGTCCGGCATATACTCTTCCCTGCATTCAGGGCAGAGCTTTCTCACCAGCCTCTGATTTATGACGGCCGTAAGTGAAGCGGTTATTAAATACGGTTTAACGCCCATATTGATTAATCTTGTTATCGTCGATGGTGCATCATTTGTATGTAAGGTACTTAAAACGAGATGGCCGGTAAGTGAAGCATGCATTGCAACTTCAACTGTTTCTAGATCTCTGATCTCACCCATCAGGATAATGTCCGGGTCTTGTCTCAAAATTGCTCTCAGGCTGTTGGCAAATGTAACGCCGATTTCTGAATGGATCTGTACCTGCGTGATACCATCAATGTCATATTCTACCGGATCTTCAGTCGTAATAATTTTTATTCCGGAACAGCGTACAAAATTAAGAGCGGCATATAATGTTGTCGTTTTACCCGAGCCTGTGGGTCCTGTAACCAGGATAATACCGTATGTTTTCTTCATCAACTGTTTAATTGTGTTGAGA is drawn from Candidatus Scalindua sp. and contains these coding sequences:
- a CDS encoding cupin domain-containing protein — translated: MIKSYCFAYLLKGFTLYLLFLLLAGGCRTLDTPAEFVDSLRSPTSFPDLFFPMVKDVDEIIQGNELLEAETVKITPMGKNKSASIHIVQIREGAEMGFYSHNLHDELVYVHKGGGIIELNNTRYKMKEGMVLIIPRKTWHKLINTGEGSLATLSFFSPPFNNEDIKVLKETKIARKKKKTIYDKAMKKDEKSGGEESEGKKKWLGLWDTKDENASVEEGGQPIDEVEEQKILVLTDEGKRRIAEVQEKMKEKEKVLLEKMIIGERIKVLQKLKVEGLISQEEFELKRDEIINESK
- the surE gene encoding 5'/3'-nucleotidase SurE, producing MEILLTNDDGIYSPGILLLKQALLSIGSVTVVAPDVQQSGVGHSITFSHPLRVRDVHLDSEFVGYGIDGSPADCVKIGVRQIMKEQPDLLVAGINIGANVGINVLYSGTVAAAIEGAVLGIPAVAVSLEISELPPDVKGAADIAGEMIRHIVTREIPRGTLLNVNIPLIPKKEIKGVRITKQYSGDFHEHYERRTDPRGSAYYWLAGTGWPEEEVTGTDMHALKGGYISITPLKYDLTDNGFFKELESWDMEL
- a CDS encoding lamin tail domain-containing protein, whose product is MEKTVGYVKNEEGYILIIIVGVFTILSLMAITFATLSRIETKATRNYSDSIKCEAAARAGLEHALYILRQDKFGDDDIAYNSDNGDENYDWSGETWMPGGSDFSGTDYDNDGDGTNDSKWIYFPATVSTNDVRLPGKLRGRYAILITDDREARININVTGNKAGIGNAHTSDEGWSTFEIDLSSVILQVSGTATAITSDIIGTRQGSDLKPGTSTVNDNSGITPDPQTDGVDNDGDWNSAVHDTNNNGIPDSGETNVDEADEAVDEPTEFNPIYPPGDDRPFSLLSEAEIMGTSTFTSRLETICNSRGVSQSDQASLNEWFTTCSADTIVTPPYQLDGGTATTMLNMNFLITNEGAYTDTVTYNSDKKVEMITDMLESGGITGSSGTSGYVERHQLAVNTKDFIDSDTVVTLYSDGTDTYYGIERTPYINEVEAEVNVVTAGGLGKFIELFNPYDTAIDITNWTITGTSMPAVTLNGTINAQDYYVIADDSAAYATFAYEGGTPPDQTDLNINLLTPAGEVLTLADTSGTVQKTHYGQADNTTNTRQLNDPRPTPLTDTDGTPNVNASIPWRWTTSLETAGEENGSFDPAVGGDGWENTTPTWPLSFPAANRIFSNKGYLGFIHTGRQWQSFNVDQFITYPSVLEYLTITDPSMDGIDNDGDGDSDSSDTGSQSGDINGKEYRIPGLINVNTAPSEVLQSLPNIDSTIASAIESSADKPFTGIGDFVADITQITGTGNKWDREKRFRSISNLITTRSNVFTVYVTAQVTNDSETDIFSERKILAIVDRSLDPIKIRYFRWITK
- a CDS encoding prepilin-type N-terminal cleavage/methylation domain-containing protein — encoded protein: MNKEIPPEKKYHLKDSAFTLVELIVAVSLASIIILITVTLFNQASTVFSESDACNEVYQNARSVFDIMKRDLSGSTLNANYGLFKSSDNIDPNDYLAISAKGGSDILTLLSSTPNHEGKPIALITYFLTTGNILNKAEITLESTLNTDMSGFDPDTATGFELGFNVDTLQFKYLDTDGSWKNSWDSTTKRYLPAAVEVTITISDMRNRYSRIFTRIHSIP
- a CDS encoding type II secretion system GspH family protein, which translates into the protein MRRKFSISAIRLKSERLQHSQSGFTLIEIGIAIFILGVVFTGILAIFPIGIESTKRIVRHSNASILSELALSELRAADVVGIVGTMTAGQAYTYPDISNINKDRLFEDSSGNRVFAQYSWQAVLKSIKTTDTNLIRAQIAIFFNVTPSEFGTGTADFTQGSTNVPYTTPLPPQLTSKQYIREDNEAFWSRIDTIDTDTSTIILEGPFSGTSGAGLAFTTTDDIIDIYETMLAKH
- a CDS encoding prepilin-type N-terminal cleavage/methylation domain-containing protein — protein: MKSLTDTRYGFTLVEMLVVIAIIVLVGVITVPAITPFLKGQSLSKGARIVQARALAARTMAINSRKTRLLVFDSTYSRLLIKDENNSELGREEFLPDSIEFDTGSGTWTTGTSTVNFDPNGSADFSAFGTDTITIKNRQGNSKNLRIISYTGQISGN
- a CDS encoding type II secretion system protein GspG, producing MTLQTGKNGFTLTELLVVISIILVITASVLTVVPRLSKNTQIKATRTMIDRLEMAIEHYYSDNRSYPSGDIANLKSLLQPSGTALRQYIELHDDTVSGDTIVDYWGNPLVYVSPGNQNTGSYDLYSPGPDGISTTSGSDIDDINNWNR
- a CDS encoding type II secretion system protein GspG, with the translated sequence MSMRGNSHSKILSVITAIYKKKVMKSDFRTGSLAGLTDFVPSEKNSAGNFRRYSIHFSDRMPSEILMDSQGSEQPAVPPSPLLKKNSSTGFTLVEMLVVLVIIMVLVGITVPVVSSIQTNAKSGVTAAQISQLGLALRQFESDFGFFPPDSYTTADTMISLASIEIPRDDDLNTDTKCLVFFLGSRFKFNSTSFNEIFGPYIEFKRSQIEGSGADFASDTATLSIEGVNGTREVFQYKDPFGSDYSYVSSSPSHNIASFDIYSFGPDKVDDSGNSASDDITNW
- a CDS encoding type II secretion system F family protein; translated protein: MPTFKFKAIDKKGILVKDWIEALSNEEAIRKVGERGFFLTSIKETRGLRKNRTRNKEKKKPPTAFLLSRINPKEIDSFTRELSTLQEAGISIVESLIIIESELKKGLLKTILTHMIRDIQEGNNLSGAMQKHPKAFDKLYVNTIKAGEIGGALDIILDRLANYREKIRALKLKIISSITYPLAVVFVACAIISGIMIFIIPSFSKMFDELDISLPWITVMIISLSDFMISRWYVIFGFPVALFVLYKLIMKMKRCRLIKDRITLKLPVIGSIISKSVISKFVRTLSTLTSSGVPILQSLNNVKDVTANTALRNAIEYMHNKVREGEKIAKTLRDTKICKPTLVSMIEIGEQSGKLDMMLARAADNYDKEIDAAVTAMISLLEPLMVTFIGCAIGTIVLALFMPLIKLMSSMGSF